The following are encoded in a window of Dysidea avara chromosome 4, odDysAvar1.4, whole genome shotgun sequence genomic DNA:
- the LOC136254345 gene encoding uncharacterized protein gives MVSVVILVSVLLGAPLAVVDYGDYPLTTKCLPLTEIVLDTNAHLMMLSSVSKGEYILSASSYQLALSLSNNTIMAVHRDGVEEEDYKFTFRGESIDNQEYQSRYYVESDGSRYYLMVQPNGVVTTQSGSDLVTDDYSTTFRTVHG, from the exons ATGGTTAGTGTAGTAATTCTAGTTAGTGTACTACTTGGTGCTCCACTAGCAGTGGTTGATTATGGTGACTACCCACTCACCACAAAATGTCTTCCCCTCA CTGAAATAGTTCTGGACACTAATGCTCATCTAATGATGTTGTCCTCTGTCAGTAAAGGAGAATACATTTTGTCAGCTAGTAGTTATCAGCTGGCTTTATCCTTGAGTAATAACACTATTATGGCAGTACATCGTGATGGAGTTGAGGAG GAGGATTACAAGTTTACATTCAGAGGAGAAAGCATAGACAATCAAGAATATCAGTCGAGGTACTATGTGGAGTCTGATGGTAGCAGATATTACTTGATGGTTCAACCTAATGGAGTTGTTACTACTCAATCTGGTAGTGATCTAGTGACTGATGATTACTCAACCACATTCAGAACTGTTCATGGTTAA